ATCACAAGCGGCTTGGTCAAGCTGCTCGGTCCTGATCGGGTCACACACGTATGCGCCGACGACTACCATAAGTACGATCGGATCGAGCGCAAAGAGCTGAATATCACCGCGCTGCACCCCGATTGCAATTTCCTCGACATCCTCGAGCTACACCTCGAGCGGCTCCACTATGGCCAGCCGATCCTCAAGCCGGTGTACGATCACTCGACCGGCTCGCTGGTGCGGCCCGAGTATGTGCAGCCGCGCGAGTTCGTGATTGTCGAGGGTCTGCTCGGCTTCACCACTGCCACCATGCGCCAGTTCTATGATGTAAAGGTTTACCTCAACCCACCCGAGGATCTGCGGCGCGTGTGGAAGATCAAGCGCGATACGACCAAGCGTGGCTACACCCCGGCCGAAGTGGTGACCGAGCTCGAGAAGCGCGAACCCGACTCGCGCGATTTCATCCGCCCACAGCGCCAGTATGCCGATATCGTGGTTCACTTCCATCCCTCAGTTGGGGTATCGCCTGAAGAGGCCGGCGCACGCCTGAATGCACAGCTGACTCTGCGGCCAACCATTCCACACCCCGACCTGAGCTATTTGATCGAGGAGGGCGGCAGCGCCGACTCGGGCGTACGCCTTGAGCTGGGCCGCGCCGATGGCAAGCCGGTCGATTTCCTAAAGATCGATGGCAATGTCACGCCTGAACACGCCGCCGAACTCGAGCAGGCGATCTTCCGGCACCTGCCCGACTTACACCCGCTCCAGGCCGACGAGTTTGGCGATTACAACGACCGCACCGAGATCCGGCACAGCGACCCGCTGGCGATCACCCAGCTGTTGCTGACCTATCACCTGCTACGCAAATACAACGATGTGCGCAAGCTGCCGTTCGCGCCACCGGTAGCCGCGCTGAGCCGCCTGCACCCGACTCCAGTCGAGACCTAAGCGGGCATGGCTGATGCTGTCGAGCGCCAGGGTATTCGCCGGGCGAGTACACTGGCGCTCGTGCGTTGCCGGTGCTGTGCGTATATGCGCAGGGATAGCGTGCGGGCGGCCCGCTCCAGTGGCGGCCAGTGGCGCAGCCGCTACTTCTCTTGTGTCTCGCGGAAGTGGATCTGGGCGGCTTCGGTGCGGTTAGCGACGCCGAACTTGTGGAAGATATTCTGCGCGTGAAACTTGACGGTGCTCTCCTGCACGCTCAGGCGATCGGCGATCTGCGCGTTGGTCTGGCCCTCGGCCAGTAGCCGCAACACCTCGCGCTCGCGCTCAGTCAGGCGCCCCAGCATCCCGCTGCGGGGGTCGGCCTGGATCGATCCACGGCGTACGCCGCGCGGAAATACAACCTGACCATGCATCACATTGCGGATGGTTGCAACTGTCTGGCGCGGCGGGTCGGTCTTGAGCGCAAAGCCGTCGGCCTGCTGCTCCCAAGCCGCCTGTAGGGTATTCCCATCGCCGAACGCGCTCAGGATCACCACCTTCACAGGCAGGCCGCGCTGGCGGATCTCCTCAAGGCATGCGAAGCCGTCGAGGTCGCGCATCTGCAAGTCGAGCACCACCACGTCGGGCCGGGTATACTGTAGCTCATCGAGCAGCGCCTCGCCGCTGGTGACGGTAGCCACCACTTCCATGTCGGGCTCGCGGCCAAGCAGCCCACGCAAGCCCTCGAGCACCAGGGCATGGTCGTCGGCCAGCATCACCATAATTTTGCGATTGAAGGAATTAGGCATTGCTTGGAACCTGTACGA
The sequence above is drawn from the Candidatus Kouleothrix ribensis genome and encodes:
- a CDS encoding phosphoribulokinase, with the protein product MSKQRPIILGIVGDSAAGKTTITSGLVKLLGPDRVTHVCADDYHKYDRIERKELNITALHPDCNFLDILELHLERLHYGQPILKPVYDHSTGSLVRPEYVQPREFVIVEGLLGFTTATMRQFYDVKVYLNPPEDLRRVWKIKRDTTKRGYTPAEVVTELEKREPDSRDFIRPQRQYADIVVHFHPSVGVSPEEAGARLNAQLTLRPTIPHPDLSYLIEEGGSADSGVRLELGRADGKPVDFLKIDGNVTPEHAAELEQAIFRHLPDLHPLQADEFGDYNDRTEIRHSDPLAITQLLLTYHLLRKYNDVRKLPFAPPVAALSRLHPTPVET
- a CDS encoding response regulator transcription factor, yielding MPNSFNRKIMVMLADDHALVLEGLRGLLGREPDMEVVATVTSGEALLDELQYTRPDVVVLDLQMRDLDGFACLEEIRQRGLPVKVVILSAFGDGNTLQAAWEQQADGFALKTDPPRQTVATIRNVMHGQVVFPRGVRRGSIQADPRSGMLGRLTEREREVLRLLAEGQTNAQIADRLSVQESTVKFHAQNIFHKFGVANRTEAAQIHFRETQEK